The window GACGCCCTGGTGGTGGAACGTAGCGTGGCGCCCGGCAGCTTTGTCCAGGCCGGTTCCACCATTGCCGTCCTTTACAGCACAGACCGGGCTGAGATAACGGTCTCCCTGTCAGCAGCCCAGTGGTCCAGCCTGCCGGATATGGCAACCCTGAATGTCGGCACATGGCCGGTCACCCTTGTTCATGCCCAGACCGGCCGGCAATGGTCCGGCTACATTCTGCGGGCATCCCGGCAGGTGGATGACAAATCGCGTCAGCAAAGTGTGATTGTGGCCCTGGATGAGCCGTTAGATTCCCAGAATCCCCTACTTTTCGGCACCTTTGTTTCCGTGAATATTGAAGGACAGCCCATGTCCGGCCTGTGGGAACTTCCGGCTTCCGCCTTCAGCCAGAAGGGTGAAATCTGGTATGTCAAAGCAGACAATACCCTGTCATCCTTTACCACACAGCCTGTGTTCAGCCACGGGGAGTCCATTTATGTGGCTCCGCCTGAAGACATCGCCGACTCACCCCGGAAGGTGCTGATTCATCCCTTAAACCATTACCTGGATGACATGGCCGTCACCCCGGTTCAGGAGAGTAGCCATGAGTGAAAGAATGCGGGGAATCATCTCCTGGTTTGCCACCAATCCTGTGGCCGCCAACCTGCTGTTGATCCTTATTATTTCCCTGGGATTGATGCAGATGGGTAAACTGAGGAAAGAGGCCTTTCCCAGCCTTTCCCCCAACAGCCTGACCGTGTCCGTCACCTATGACTCCGGTTCTGCCCAGCAATCCGAGGAAGGGCTTGCCATAAAAATAGAGGATGCGCTTGAGGATGTGCTGGGGATAAAAACCATTACCAGCTCATCCACCACCACGGGCACCACCGTCACCATAGAGATGAAAGACGATTATGACCTGGACACCCTGCTCCGGGATGTCAAATCAAAGGTGGATGCCATATCCAATTTCCCCACCGATGCTGACAATCCGGTCATTGAAAAGGCCGAGCGCGAAGAACATGCCCTGTGGCTCCAGCTTTACGGGGAGGTGGACCGCCATACCCTGCAGACCCTGGCCGAAGAGCTTAAAGATGATCTGTTAACCAATGCCGAAGTGAACCGTGTGGAGATCTCCGGCAGCCTTGACCCCATGATCAGCGTTGAGATTGACGAGGCCCAGCTCCAGTCCTACGGATTGTCCCTGTCCGATGTGGAAGATGCCGTCAACAATGAATCGGGAAGTTCGCGCACAGCAGTCCTGCGGGATAAAAATCTGTACCTGCAGCTTAAAGCATCCCAACAGGCCTATCTGAAAGAAGAGTTTGCCGCCATACCCCTGGTCACCCTTGGGGATGGTTCCCGGATTTATCTGGGTGATGTGGCAAAAATTGACGACACCTTTGATGACGAGACGCCAGTGCTTTCCCGTTTCAACGGCCATACCAGCATTGCCCTGCAGGTGATTACCACGGGCCAGGATGATATCTCCAGGACCGTTGCCGGGGCCAAAAAGGTGATTCAAGAGTTTGAAAATAGCGGAAGCCTTCCTGACAATGTGAAGTTAACTTCCTGGTACGACCGCTCCACAACGATCATCGAGCGCCTGGAACTTCTGGCAAAAAACGCCCTGGGCGGGTTTTTGATTGTCTTTATTCTTCTGGCCATGTTTCTCAATCTTTCCGTGGCGTTCTGGGTGGCCATGGGCCTGCCGTTTATCTTTTTCGGCACGCTTTTTTTCATGGGAGACGGCTTTGCAGGACTCTCCTTAAACGAGTTCACCACCTTCGGGTTCATCATGGCTTTGGGTATTGTGGTGGATGATGCGGTTGTGATCGGGGAAAGTGTGTACACGTTACGTTCCAGGGATGGCGACACCATTGAAAACACCATCCGGGGTACCCAGGCCGTGGCCGTCCCCACCCTGTTCGGTGTGTTGACCACGGTGGCGGCCTTTTACGCCATATCCCAGGTCAGCGGCCACATGGGAGAGCTTTACTCCCAGTTTGCCATTGTCGTCACCATCTGTCTTGTGCTGTCTGTGATTGAATCAAAGCTGATTCTGCCCTGCCATCTGGCCCATCTCAATACCCGCCAGAATCCCGGGAAAAACCCTATGGCCCGGGGCTGGGGCTGGGTGCAGAGAAATACCGACAACACCCTTAATTTTGTGAACGACCGTATTTACGGTCCCCTTATCAGAATAGCCCTTCACCATCGGTATAGCGTGCTGGTGGTGTTTTTCGGATTTTATATCTTTGTGACTTCCATGCCCCTGACCGGCATGGTGCGCATGAGTTTTTTCCCCGATATTCCAGGCGATACGGTGCGCGCGGAACTGACCATGAAAAATGATGCAAGTTATGGTCAGACCCATGGCGCTTTGGCCCTTCTGGAGTCCAGGGCCCACGAGGCGGACCGGGAGCTTCGTGGCGCCAAAGATGATGAAAAAAGCGCCATTGAATACCTGCAGGTGATGTCCGAAGCGGATCAGTCCGGGTCCGTGAAACTGCAGCTCACCAAGGATGCCCCCTATGATATTGACACCTTTACCCGCAAATGGCGGGAATTGTCCGGAATGCCCGAAGGGGCCAAAACCTTAAGCGTACAAAATGCCCCGGCCATGGTGGATGCCTTGCGCATTGAGTTGCGGTCAGGTGATGATACTGTGCTCTCCCTGGCAGGGACCGCCCTGAAAAAACAACTGTCCGCCATAGCCGGGGTGAGCGGCATCGAAGACAATCTGGAACCGGGCCAGCCCCAGCTGTTCATGGAACTGACCCCCCAGGGAAGAGCCTTGGGATTTACCACGGATATGCTGGCCGAACAGATGCTCCAGGCCTTTTCCGGCCAGGTGGTCCAGCGGTTCCAGCGCTCCTCCGACGAGGTGGAGGTGAAGGTCCGCTATCCCCAGGGAGCCAGAAAAAGTGTCTCCGATGTCCTCAGTGCCGATGTCAGAACCTCCGAAGGTACGGTTGTACCGCTGCCCAGCGTGGCCCAAATTACTTACGGTTACACCCGGGACACCATCACGCGCATTGACGGCAAACGGGCCGTTTATGTTTCGGCAGACGTGGACAAGGATATCATGTCCTCCACGGAACTTGTGGCACAGCTTCAAAAGACCCTTATGCCCAAACTCAAACAGCAATACCCCAATCTTGACATTGATTTTTCAGGCGAGGCCGAAGAACAGGCTGAGACAGAAACCTCAATGGTGGAGATGTTTATCATGGCCCTGTTTATGATCTATTTTCTATTGGCTATTCCGTTAAAGTCCTACATCCAGCCCTTTTTGATCATGACGGCCATTCCCTTCGGCATTGTGGGAGCGGTGCTGGGGCACTGGATCAACGATCTGTCATTGGGTATTTTATCTCTTAATGGTATTATTGCCCTGGCCGGTGTGGTGGTCAATGACAGTCTGCTTCTGGTTTCCACCTTTAACGACATGCAAAGGGGCAGCGATACCCCGTTGTTTGAAGCGGTGGCCTGGGCAGGCAAAAGCCGTTTAAGGGCGGTTCTTCTGACGTCCTTCACCACGGTGGCAGGGCTTTTGCCCCTGCTGTATGAAACTTCGCACCAGGCCCAATTTCTGATTCCCGCCGCCGTATCCCTGGCCTATGGTATCATGTTTGCCACGGTGATCACCTTGATCCTGATACCGGTTCTTCTGGTGGTCCACCATGATGTCAGCCGGGTTTTAAGCTGGTTCAAGTGGTGGATAAATCCCTTTGCCGAAAGGAAGGATGTGTGTTGAACGTACTTTTAGTGGAAGATGATTTTGATCTGGCCGAGACTGTTATTGACTATCTGTCCATTGAGTCCATCTCCTGCGACTACGCCAGTAACGGGGTGGCAGGCTTAAACCTTTTAGAGGAGAAGAGCTATGATGTGGTTTTGCTGGATCTTAACCTGCCCCGGCTTGACGGCCTTAGCCTTTGCCGGGAGTTGCGTTCAAAAGGAAATGACACTCCGGTGCTCATGCTCACGGCCCTGGGCCGGCTGGATGACAAGGTGGAGGGTTTTGATGCCGGCACAGACGATTATCTGGTCAAGCCCTTTGAGCTGCGGGAGCTTGTGGTCAGAATATATGCCCTGGCCCGGCGCAGATCCGGACAGGTTCAGCTTTTAACCTATGCCGATCTTGAAATGAATCTGAAGGAGGATACGGTGAGCAGGGCAGGGCAGGCGATCAGACTGTCCCCCACGGCGCGCAAGATTCTGGAAACCCTGTTGCGGGCCGCTCCTGAAACCGTATCCAAACAAAAGCTGATCGATAGCGTGTGGGGGGATGATCCCCCGGACAGCAACAGTCTTAAGGTGCATATGCACCATTTGCGAAAAGCGGTGGACGAGTCCTTTGATTGTCCCCTGATTCATACCATTCCCGGGCGCGGATTTTCCATTAAGGAGGGTGATCAAAAATGAAAAAGCCCATCAGTCTGAAGTGGTTTGTGGCTCTGTCTTTTTTAATCATGGCCGTGGTTCTGATTATTGGTTACTCCGTATTGAGTATAAAATTTTTCTACAAAGGCATGGACAACATTATTGCCGGGAACATGGTTCATGTTCTGGAAAGCTATATTAAAACCACACCCCAAGATCAACGGGGCGATCTGGCACGTTTCAGCGGTTTCATGATTGCAAAACAGTGGCGGCAGATGCCGGATAATATCAAGGAACTTATGGACGTTCCCGCAAGACCGGAAGAGCTTGAGATCTACAAGGAAAATGCATGGTTCGGAAAACCCAAGGGTGTTATTTTTGCCATGTCCGTGCAGATTGATAATGACACATATTATATTGTTCATCTGGCTCCTTCTGAAAAAGCCTCCCCGCTCATCGGGAATAAAGGCAGGGAAAATCTGCGTATACTGATTGGCATCAGTTTGTCGACAGCCCTTGGTATTGCCGTGCTGATCCGGGTGCTGCTGATTCTGGTGGAGCGCCCGGTAAAGTCCCTGAAGCAGTGGGCCCATGGGCTGGATGCGGATCAGCTGAAACGGCCGGCCCCGGATTTTATTTATCCTGAACTTAATGAACTGGCCCGGCTCATCCAGAAAAGTCTGTCGTCTGTCCAGGAAAGCCTGGACAGGGAACACAAATTTCTGCGTCACGCCAGCCATGAACTTCGAACCCCCATCAGTGTGATCAGAAACAATGTTGAACTGCTTAAACTTAAAAAACTCAATGAAAGCGCCCTGGATATCGCTAAAACCGATCCGGATAAAATTGCACTTCGGGACCGGCACCAGGACAAAATTTTTGATCGGATAGACAGGGCCAGTCTGACCATGAAGTATCTGACCCAGACACTTCTGTGGCTGGGGCAGGATGACCAGGTCCAGCTGCCCGTTGCAGACATCAATCTTGAAAATCTTGTCCGGGAACTGGCCGAAGAGTCAAAGTATCTGCTCAGAGACAAGGATGTTGAGGTGATTGTGCATACTGTGCCTGCCGTGATAACCCTGGCCCAGGTGCCTGCCCGCATTGTAACGGGTAACCTGATCCGTAATGCGTTTCAGCATACCTGGCGCGGCAAGGTCCGGATTGTCCAGACCGAGACCTGCGTTCAGATCATCAATGATATCCCCGGGGAAAAGAACGCAGGCAAGGATCTGGGGTTTGGACTGGGCCTGCAGTTGATCCGGCAGTTGTGCCACAGGCTTAACTGGTCCTATACAAGCCGGGAGGAGGACGGTCTGCACCGGGCCTGCATTGTTTTTTGTGAGACCGATGACCCAGGTGCCTGCCCGGTGAATGTCACTGCCCGACAGATTATGACTTAATGATCAATTGCAGATGTTTTGAAGCATGTATTCCGCTGATCATCCTTTTAATTATCAATCTGTTTGGGCCCAGGGGTAATGGAATAAAACAGCCGGTCCAGATAGTCATTTGCCTGGGCCGTCAGATCAAAGGCCCGGGGATCGGCAAGGGCATGCAGCCACAGACCGTCTATGAAAGCGATCATGTTAAAGGCGATACTCTGGGCGCTTTGTCTGGCTTCAGGCCGGAAGATGCCTTTATCCACACCTTCAATGATCATATTGTAAATGGCGGTTCGTGCACTTTGAAACATGCCGCGCAGCAATGCCGTATGTTCGGTGTCCTGACTGTCTGAAACCAGTTTTTTAAAAACAGCAAGCAGTACTCCCATGGTATATGGATCATTTTTTATTGCCTGAATAACCTCATGCAGATAGTTGCGAAGACGGGTTTTCGGGTTTGGAATACCGGCAATCAAAGAGGCCACCTTTTGTTCAATCTGTTCAACATAAAGGGTTAAAGAGAAATTGATCAGCTCCTCCTTGGAACTGAAATATTCATACATTGTGCCTTTTCCCACACCTGCCGCATTGGCAATGCGGCTCATGGATGAAGCGGAAAAACCGTACTTGGCAAAATGTTTCAATGCGACAAAACCTATTTGTTTTCTTTTTTCATTTCGATCAACAATTTTAGGGGACATGATTACAATCCTTTTTTTTCAAACCATTGCTTTTTACTGATGACCCCAGTGATAAAAAAACCGCCCACAAGCAATGATACCATTGAAAAGAAGACAAACCTTGGCGCAATGGGTATGGACGTTTCAATCACGCCCATGACAACAAGAAATTCCGGAATCCCAATGAGTCCGCGAAGGATGAAGATGCCGCTTATGAAAATAAGGACCTGGTTGAGCCGGGGAAGGGCTGGGATTCGGCCTGCACCGGACAATGCATACAGTCCAAAAATGCCAAGGATAAGTGAAACAAGAAAACAGACACCGATCAGGGCATATTTGTTTTGAACCAATGCTTCAGGGGCACCGAAATAAAAACTAAGAGCTGGTGAAAATCCTATCACGGCATGGAACGTTGCTAACAAAAAACATAGTGCCCCTGCAAGATCCAGCATCTGTTGATTTGTTTTTTTCATAAAATTTACCTCAATAGATGTGTGGAAAATTTTTTCTCAACCCCAATTATTTTTTATTTTGTTTTTTATGACCGACTGGTCGGTCATAAAAAATATATACTTATTTGCCGTTTTAAGTCAAAGGGTTTTAAGATTGAAACATTAAATTTCGATCAGGACCGGAAGCGCAAGGCTGCAATCAATGGAACTTTTTCAGATTACAAATGTATAAAGAAGAAAACACTGAATCTCAAGATTTTGGAGACAAATTGGAAAACGCTCTCGAACAAGTTGTTATTGAACAGGTAAAAAACGGAGACCATAAAAGGTTCCGCCTGCTGGTTGATTCCTATTCCCGGCCGCTGATGGTTTTTGTCTCCAACATGATGGGCAATGGATTTGATGCAGAAGATATGGTCCAGGAAACCTTCCTGTCCGCATACCGGCACATCAGATCCTATTCACCTGGAAAAGGAGCTTTTTCCACATGGCTTTTTACCATTGCCCGGAATAATTGCATCAACGAATTGAAGAAGATCAACAGGGCGCCAACAGTGGAATTGACGAATTTTCAGGGGCATGCCGGAACAAAGCCGGATATCGAAGAAAAGGAATTTTTTTGTCTGCTGGACCGGGCTCTGGGGCTGCTGCCTGTTGATGAGAAAACAATTTTTATCCTGGCTGAAATCCAGGAGCTCTCGTACGACGAGATCCGCCAGATCACGGGAATAAAAACAGGAACCATCAAGTCAAAACTTTCCAGAACAAAAGCTAAATTGAAAAAACTTCTGGAAGATACGATTGGAGAAAATAATGAAAAGTGAAGATGTGTTTAAAAAATGGAAAGAAAGTAAAACTCAAATTACAGCTTCAGAAAATTTTTCCGGCCGGGTAATGGAACAGATTGACCATGAAAGCCAGAACCGCAGTGCTTCATGGCATAGTATCCTTTATAAAGTACCGGAGGATGTGAAAAAAATTCTTCAGGCACTGGCAGCCATAGGACTGTCAACAATAGGATTGTACCGGGCTGTTTACCAGGCCGTGATGATTTTAACCCCTTAAATCAAGGAGTATAATAAGAATGTACGACAATATAAATAGTTACAGGAAACCGTCTGCTGCGGTATTGTTATCTTTTGCTGCCACCGGTCTTGGTCATATTTATTGCGGCCGCCTGAATAAGGGCTTGATACTGTTTGGCCTCAATTTCATTTTAATTCCCATTGCGTTAAGCTTTTACCTGCCGGTTGACAGCCGGTACCTTTATCCACTTTTGATCAGCGGCCTGGTGTTTAATTGCCTGCTTTTTGTCTACGCAGCCTTTGATGCCTGGCGCATTTCTTCTAAATTCAGTGCGCATTACCAATTAAAACCATTTAATAACAGATATTTGTATATTGTTTTAATCCTTGTTTCCCTGGCATATCCCATGCTGCTTCCCCTATATGTGAAAAACCATATTGTAACGGCTTATAAGATACCCAGTTCATCCATGGCGCCAACCATACTGTCCGGGGATTTTCTGCTGGCAAACCGTGTCAGATATACAAGGCATAGCCCCCAGGCCGGGGACATCGTCGTGTTTCCCCACCCAAACCAGCGGCATATGGTTTATATGAAGCGAATTATCGGACTGCCCGGCGATTCCATCTGCATTAAGGACCGGATTCTATATATTCATCATAAGCCTGTGACTGTCTTCGGCACCGATGGTAAACGTGCCATTGAAACAATTCGAGGTAGATCCTATCAAATTCAATGGCTGGGAAATGGTGAAGACAAAGAAGGCAAAAGGGATATGCCCGAAATCCTTATACCCAACGGTTATTGTTTTGTCCTTGGGGATAATCGGAACAACAGCCAGGATTCCAGGGTTTTCGGGCTGATTCCTTTGAGGGATCTGCTTGGTGTGGCTGAATATTTATATAAACCGGCTAAATCCTGGGATCGCTTTGGGCCCATCGAACAATAATTTTTTTCCAATCATGCGGAAAACGCATTGATTTTATCTGGATGGAGGTAGTGAGACCACCCCTCAGCCATTTGACTGCGACAAGTATTCATTTCACAAACAAAAAGTACATTTTGTTTTGACATGGTTACCTATTGCCTTTAACCAGAAAAATTATAATACCATCAATCACCTACTATACCCGCATAGCGGGTATAGTAGGTGATTGATGGCCAATTCAGGTGAAACGAAAGATTTGGTTTCTGTTGTAGATAAACCATAATAAGTATAAATTTGACCATAGTGTATGGCTGGCACACCGGTTTCGGTAAAGTCTTTTTTTTGCAAACCATTACCTCGAACTAATTCACCAATCTTCCCCAACGACTTCCATTCCACCTCAACCCCATCCAGCAGCTTTTCCATAAAGGAATTCAATCTGTGTTTATCTGTGTCCATCTGTGGTTCCCTGCCCATGCTACAGCTCCTCAGTCCTAAATTCGCTATAGCCTTCATAGAAATAGCTCACATCAATGCCTTTCATGAACAAAGCGCGGTCATCAATTTGATCTGTGAGGGCCTGTTTGAGCAGCACTTTGATTTCAATGTCCTTTACCACGCTGCGCTCCATGGCAGACAGATACTCTGCTTTATCCACCAGGTTCCAGTCGATCACCTGCCTGATCTCTTTTTTAAGGATCAAATCCAGCCAGATCCGGGTGGTGCGCCCGTTGCCTTCTCTAAAAGGATGGGCAATGTTCATCTCCACATATTTTTCGATAATCTGATCAAAACTGCCCTGGGGCATGGCATCAATATAATCAAGGGATTGCTCCAGATACATCAGCGGGGCAAAACGGAAATTGCCTTTGGCAATATTCACGGTGCGAATTTTACCCGCAAACTCGTAAATATCCCCGAACAGATAGGCATGGATAAAAGAGAGGCCGGCAAAGGTGCCCACCTTTACCTTTTCAATATCGCCGGAGTCAAACAGCTGTATGGCTTTCTGCTTGCTGATTTTTTCTTCAGCCTTGGCCAATTCAACCTGGTTGGTGATGTTGAGTTTGTTTTCTAAAATCATACGCAATCCCCTTCAATTTCAGCCACAATGGCATCAATATCCGCACGCAGCCGGTCGATTTTTTCCACCGTGGTTTTGAGCTCTGCATTGAGCTGTGTAATATCGATTTTTTCTCTGGTATCGGGTGGTTCTACGTAGGAACTTACAGACAGATTATAATCGTTGCTAACAATAGCTTCAAAAGATATGGACTGGGCAAAGTGGTCCATCTCTTTTTTGCTGTCAAAGGCCTGCATGATCTGTTCGATGTGCTTATCGGTAAGAATATTGTTATTGGTCTCTTTTTTAAACAGGGCGCTGGCATCAATAAACTGGGTGAAGGTGTCTGTTTTGTGTTTGGACAGCACAAGGATGTTGACGGCAATGGTGGTGCCGAAAAACAGGTTGGGCGCAAGGGATATCACAGTTTCCACATAATTGTTGTCAATCAGGTACTTACGGATTTTCTGCTCTGCACCGCCCCGGTAAAATATCCCGGGAAAACAGACAATGGCTGCCCGCCCTTTGCTGGAGAGATAACTTAAACTGTGCAAAACAAAGGCAAAATCGGCCTTGGATTTGGGGGCGAGTACCCCGGCCGGGGCAAAGCGGTCGTCATTGATCAGGGTGGGGTCATCGCTGCCTTTCCATTTCACCGAGTAAGGCGGGTTGGAGACGATGGCATCAAAGGGTTTTTCATCTGAAAAATACGGGTCGGTCAGGGTGTTTCCCAGCTGGATATTGAACTTGTCGTAGTTGATATTGTGTAAAAACATGTTCATGCGTGCCAGGTTGTAGGTGGTGTGGTTGATCTCCTGACCAAAGAATCCCTCTTCAATAATATGGTCGTCAAAATGCTTTTTGGCCTGCAGCAGCAGGGAGCCGGAACCGGCAGCAGGATCATAGATTTTATTGACGCTCTCCTGCTTGTGCATGGCAAGCCGTGCAATCAGCCTGGACACATGCTGCGGGGTGAAAAATTCACCGCCGGATTTACCTGCATTGGCGGCATAGTTGGAGATAAGAAACTCGTAGGCATCGCCAAAAAGATCGATCTTGTTGCCTTGAAAATCACCAAAATCCAACCCGGCCACCCCCTTTAGAACTGAAGCCAGGCGGCTGTTTTTATCGGCAACGGTATTGCCGAGGCGGTTGCTGGTCGTATCAAAGTCAGCAAATAGTCCTTTAATGTCTCCTTCTGAAGGGTAGCCGCCGGCAGAAGATTCAATGGCGTCAAATATGGCGGCCAGATCGGTATTCAGGCTGTCGTTGGTGTTGGCACCTTTGGCAATGTTGGCAAAGAGCTGGCTGGGATAGATAAAATAACCCTTGGTTTTAATGGCATCGTCTTTGATTTCCGGGGTAATGATCTCATCGGAAAGTTCTGCATAGTTAATGCTGTCATCACCGCCTTCAATATAGCTGGCAAAATTTTCACTGATAAACCGATAAAACAGGGTGCCGAGCACATACTGTTTAAAATCCCAGCCATCTACCGCGCCCCGTACATCATTTGCGATTTGCCAGATCTGGCGTTGCAGTGCGGCGCGTTGTTGAGCGCTTGTCATCTAATGAACTCCTGAGTTAAGCTATTTTCCTTTGGTTACTTCGCCGGCTTTTCCGTCCCGAACCCACGTATCAACCTCGTCTTTTTTGAATTTCCAAAGACGGCCGATTTTATGTGCGGGCATGTGCTTATCATTGATCCTACGGTAGATCGTATCCCGTCTGACACCAAGATATTCTGCCATTTCATCCACTGACAACCATCGGTCTTTCATCTTTTTCTCCATGGTCGTTTTCAATCCTTTTTTATATTGTTCTAACGATATTGAACCTGTTTTCTCTGGACATGAGCACAAGGAGACAGACTAGTCAAATCACGAATCAGATTATAAAGATAGCATCAAAAAATCAATTCATTCTTTACGATTTTAACCTATTTTAATTTGTTTTTTTATAATCAAACTACGTTTTGAATATGGTAATCTATTTTGTGGGGTTATTAGGAGGATACGGAGGCCTTGTATCATTTTATTTGTCGTTCATATTTCCCAAAATATGATTCTCAAAGTGATTTGTGGTGCATTTGTTGACATCAACGGTCACATGTGACCAAAATGTGACCAAAACAAGAGAAAAAAAGGTAAAATGCGGTAAAAACTTATGACAAAAACAGACACAAAAAAAAACCGAAACAACTGTCAGAAGCAACGTCCGGTAAGGCTGGAGATCTTCAGCGACTATATCTGACCCTGGTGCTACTTCAGTACCGGGAGTATTGATAAATTAAGAACCAAGTATGATATCCAGGTCATGTGGCGGGCCTATCCGCTTCAGCCGGATGTTCCCGAGCAGGGCTTGCCCATGGCCCGGCTTCTGGAAGAAAAAGGCCTTCTGGTGACCCCGGAACAGGTGATTGCCAATCTTAAATCCATGGCCCAAAGCTTTGGACTTCCCTTTGGGGAGGGGAAAACGATTTATAATTCCCGTCTGGCCCAGGAGATTGGCCTGTGGGCCCAGGAATGTGGCCGGGGCCACCAGTTTCATGATGCCGCTTTCAGGGCCTATTTTGTGGACGGCCGGAATCTGGGAAATACATCGGTGGTTCTGGAGTTAGCGTCCTCGGCCGGTCTTGATGTGGACAAGGCTGAAAAGATCATTGCCTTAAGATCCTATTGCCATGCAGTGGACCGGGACTGGGCCAAGGCCCGGGAGCTTGAACTTGTTGCGGCCCCGACCTTTTTCATCAAAGGTCGGCGGCTTGTGGGTGCAAAACCTTACCATATTCTTGAAAAAATGGTGGAAGAAGCGGTTGATCAGGTGCAGGAAAGTCTTTAACTTTTAAACTGATCTTTCAATATTTCAATATACCGGGCATATCCTTTTTTATTAAAATTTCGGGATTTTTCATTCATGAATCCATGAAAAAAGTCTGTTTTAATACAATTGACACTTCTGTTTGAGGATAAGCGGCTGATCACATCATCCACGTCATAGGTGTTTTCCCTGGCTGCAAAATAGATATCTGTTTTAATTTCAGGGGTTATATCAAGCAAATGTCGGATCTGGGAACTGTAAAAACATATGGCCCGGGTGTTTTTAAACGCTTTCATGTTCGGGGACACTGCCCAGACTGCTGATGCGCCTGCGCTGAATCCTATGATTATTTGGGACAAGTACTGTCTTCCCCAGAGCATGTCATTGACCTTGCGAATATAGCCGGTTAGCCCCATCTGTTTTTGAAAACCCGCATAGGCGTCATCCTCATTTTCAAAGTCCCGGGCTTCCCCGTCATAGGGATCAACAATTTCCACGGAAGTAAATTTACGGGACAGTTTTTTTATCAGATTGTCAAAGGCCGTGGTTCTACCGAATATATCGGTAACTGCCAACAGGTGCTTTTGGTTGAAAAATTCTTTTCTTTCCCGAGTGTAGTGCCACCAGGGCTTGGGGACGTCTCCTGCCATGAACCTGATAATTGATATAAAAACATCAAACACACAAGGGTCATGTTGCGCCGATGATTGTCTGCACAGTTGCTGGTACAGGTCCTGGGCAGACCTGCCACAAAGCTGACCTGGCTCTGTGATCCCCAAGGACAGCAGGTCTGCTTCCATGGCTTTACC is drawn from uncultured Desulfobacter sp. and contains these coding sequences:
- a CDS encoding response regulator transcription factor, coding for MNVLLVEDDFDLAETVIDYLSIESISCDYASNGVAGLNLLEEKSYDVVLLDLNLPRLDGLSLCRELRSKGNDTPVLMLTALGRLDDKVEGFDAGTDDYLVKPFELRELVVRIYALARRRSGQVQLLTYADLEMNLKEDTVSRAGQAIRLSPTARKILETLLRAAPETVSKQKLIDSVWGDDPPDSNSLKVHMHHLRKAVDESFDCPLIHTIPGRGFSIKEGDQK
- a CDS encoding HAMP domain-containing sensor histidine kinase encodes the protein MKKPISLKWFVALSFLIMAVVLIIGYSVLSIKFFYKGMDNIIAGNMVHVLESYIKTTPQDQRGDLARFSGFMIAKQWRQMPDNIKELMDVPARPEELEIYKENAWFGKPKGVIFAMSVQIDNDTYYIVHLAPSEKASPLIGNKGRENLRILIGISLSTALGIAVLIRVLLILVERPVKSLKQWAHGLDADQLKRPAPDFIYPELNELARLIQKSLSSVQESLDREHKFLRHASHELRTPISVIRNNVELLKLKKLNESALDIAKTDPDKIALRDRHQDKIFDRIDRASLTMKYLTQTLLWLGQDDQVQLPVADINLENLVRELAEESKYLLRDKDVEVIVHTVPAVITLAQVPARIVTGNLIRNAFQHTWRGKVRIVQTETCVQIINDIPGEKNAGKDLGFGLGLQLIRQLCHRLNWSYTSREEDGLHRACIVFCETDDPGACPVNVTARQIMT
- a CDS encoding efflux RND transporter permease subunit, with product MSERMRGIISWFATNPVAANLLLILIISLGLMQMGKLRKEAFPSLSPNSLTVSVTYDSGSAQQSEEGLAIKIEDALEDVLGIKTITSSSTTTGTTVTIEMKDDYDLDTLLRDVKSKVDAISNFPTDADNPVIEKAEREEHALWLQLYGEVDRHTLQTLAEELKDDLLTNAEVNRVEISGSLDPMISVEIDEAQLQSYGLSLSDVEDAVNNESGSSRTAVLRDKNLYLQLKASQQAYLKEEFAAIPLVTLGDGSRIYLGDVAKIDDTFDDETPVLSRFNGHTSIALQVITTGQDDISRTVAGAKKVIQEFENSGSLPDNVKLTSWYDRSTTIIERLELLAKNALGGFLIVFILLAMFLNLSVAFWVAMGLPFIFFGTLFFMGDGFAGLSLNEFTTFGFIMALGIVVDDAVVIGESVYTLRSRDGDTIENTIRGTQAVAVPTLFGVLTTVAAFYAISQVSGHMGELYSQFAIVVTICLVLSVIESKLILPCHLAHLNTRQNPGKNPMARGWGWVQRNTDNTLNFVNDRIYGPLIRIALHHRYSVLVVFFGFYIFVTSMPLTGMVRMSFFPDIPGDTVRAELTMKNDASYGQTHGALALLESRAHEADRELRGAKDDEKSAIEYLQVMSEADQSGSVKLQLTKDAPYDIDTFTRKWRELSGMPEGAKTLSVQNAPAMVDALRIELRSGDDTVLSLAGTALKKQLSAIAGVSGIEDNLEPGQPQLFMELTPQGRALGFTTDMLAEQMLQAFSGQVVQRFQRSSDEVEVKVRYPQGARKSVSDVLSADVRTSEGTVVPLPSVAQITYGYTRDTITRIDGKRAVYVSADVDKDIMSSTELVAQLQKTLMPKLKQQYPNLDIDFSGEAEEQAETETSMVEMFIMALFMIYFLLAIPLKSYIQPFLIMTAIPFGIVGAVLGHWINDLSLGILSLNGIIALAGVVVNDSLLLVSTFNDMQRGSDTPLFEAVAWAGKSRLRAVLLTSFTTVAGLLPLLYETSHQAQFLIPAAVSLAYGIMFATVITLILIPVLLVVHHDVSRVLSWFKWWINPFAERKDVC
- a CDS encoding efflux RND transporter periplasmic adaptor subunit; the encoded protein is MIRRTSQIVVLLIAVGLLTGLVFYIQGAIKAQASQPAPEKEQVVLHPEVSVISVSTGSYNAQITGYGSASPHFELTLAARVAGQVTTLSNTFETGKLVKKGEVIVQLDTTEYKDALAQAQKDLSDAQLALLEEERSALQAKAEWQSSGLTGEPASDLVLHGPQVAAAKAAVTAARAAVETAEADLSYTRITAPFDALVVERSVAPGSFVQAGSTIAVLYSTDRAEITVSLSAAQWSSLPDMATLNVGTWPVTLVHAQTGRQWSGYILRASRQVDDKSRQQSVIVALDEPLDSQNPLLFGTFVSVNIEGQPMSGLWELPASAFSQKGEIWYVKADNTLSSFTTQPVFSHGESIYVAPPEDIADSPRKVLIHPLNHYLDDMAVTPVQESSHE